Proteins from a genomic interval of Henckelia pumila isolate YLH828 unplaced genomic scaffold, ASM3356847v2 CTG_170, whole genome shotgun sequence:
- the LOC140870670 gene encoding protein EMSY-LIKE 3-like: protein MDYEPYDSSGTDDDFPPPHQNRMSRGGRISGNGRPANFGSVPYPRVYDETDMEAKIHQLEQEAYISILRAFKAQADAITWEKEGLITELRRELRLSNEEHRDLLSRVNADETIRRIREWRQSGGLQPAMRGASQVVHDPIPSPSVSASRKKQKIAPSLPSQSFGAPSPAFHPQVMATANQPSSSAAKRGPTMGAKGKKLKSVPAGASSMKMQYPSGPAGRGKFGNRISTGGLAANGPAEGASFDPLIGRKVRTRWPDDNSFYEAVITNYNPDKGLHALVYDIGTSHETWEWVNLSEISPEDIKWDEGYGGPGHGMDRPVGRDNVPGAGRGRGLTKSQSRKDFPPSQNGIGKKARDDIQLLQTDTLIKEVERVFGASHPDPVEMEKAMKVLKEHEQALTDAIAKLADISDDESDGGRHFLHGQAKRE, encoded by the exons GAACTGATGATGATTTTCCGCCACCACATCAAAATAGAATGTCACGAGGTGGCCGCATCTCTGGTAATGGAAGACCCGCTAACTTTGGTTCAGTGCCTTATCCCAGGGTGTATGACGAGACTGATATGGAAGCTAAAATTCATCAGCTTGAGCAGGAAGCGTACATTTCAATTCTAAGAGCCTTTAAAGCTCAAGCTGATGCGATTACTTGG GAGAAGGAAGGTTTAATTACAGAACTCAGAAGAGAATTGAGATTATCAAATGAAGAACACAGGGATCTTCTTAGTAGGGTTAACGCAGATGAAACAATCCGAAGAATAAG GGAGTGGAGACAGTCTGGTGGGCTTCAACCAGCCATGCGAGGTGCCAGTCAAGTTGTCCATGATCCAATACCAAGTCCTTCCGTCTCAGCTTCTCGTAAAAAACAGAAGATAGCTCCTTCACTACCTTCTCAGTCATTTGGTGCGCCATCACCTGCTTTCCACCCACAGGTGATGGCTACAGCCAACCAGCCGTCTTCATCAGCTGCAAAGCGTGGCCCCACAATGGGTGCAAAAGGCAAAAAGCTTAAATCT GTACCAGCTGGTGCATCGTCAATGAAAATGCAGTATCCCTCTGGTCCAGCTGGAAGAGGTAAATTTGGTAACCGCATTTCTACTGGTGGCCTTGCAGCAAATGGGCCTGCAGAAGGGGCTTCATTTGATCCATTGATTGGAAGGAAAGTCAGAACCAGATGGCCTGATGATAATAGTTTCTATGAAGCTGTAATAACTAATTATAATCCCGATAAG GGCCTACATGCTCTTGTGTACGATATAGGAACTTCACATGAAACATGGGAATGGGTTAACCTGTCAGAG ATTTCTCCTGAAGATATAAAATGGGATGAAGGTTATGGTGGACCAGGCCATGGGATGGATCGGCCTGTTGGGAGAGATAATGTTCCAGGTGCAGGAAGAGGAAGAGGGCTAACAAAAAGTCAATCCAGAAAAGACTTTCCACCGTCACAGAATGGCATCGGAAAGAAAGCACGAGATGATATACAGTTGCTTCAAACTGATACTCTAATTAAGGAG GTGGAGAGGGTTTTTGGTGCTAGTCATCCAGACCCTGTGGAGATGGAGAAAGCAATGAAAGTGTTGAAG GAGCATGAACAGGCACTAACTGATGCCATTGCAAAGCTTGCAGACATATCTGATGATGAAAGTG ACGGGGGTCGCCACTTCTTACACGGGCAAGCAAAGAGAGAGTAG